The Bacillus oleivorans genome has a window encoding:
- a CDS encoding tetratricopeptide repeat protein, whose protein sequence is MSEKQMVAIQTKKKTKLVTIQRMAFYHMMKVVEAYDEQHQCYLLFYYKNQYLTYRKVSALPMCCRLKSVFSDGILINAPHPLIEQLITGTNTFTFQSFNQLLQKAEQHFSNQETSLIFSFFDSFIPKEKIISLMRNKYNQYRRNGQFFKAYQIIKVCLDYAPENSWARDMSHNLQYHPFETLYDEGGPSLLYKDPLYVEIHSFSNRHDQHYFSQLQEKLSQEGRWMDQILLYIDQMMNSKDDVSFASFYSLLTSQLKERDTTYLLFDLLENDVQIPELRQALIDLLIKNGQYEDAINVIMDSHSAVSSTQYHQVQTLLEQKQLDTSKLRIENMNHILVHETEPHRLEKMLRLCLPILLKKYDFSFTHQWLKPFRELNVTLPILKKVNTMAAIKDDPENQLQLGELYFEFQQFEQAIDCFSFEMELNPKDVRPIQWLAKAYRELGKKEESLAYQNILAAIQKRA, encoded by the coding sequence ATGTCTGAAAAGCAAATGGTCGCGATTCAAACGAAAAAGAAAACCAAATTAGTAACGATTCAGCGAATGGCTTTTTATCACATGATGAAAGTGGTGGAAGCCTATGATGAACAACATCAGTGTTATCTGCTGTTTTACTATAAAAATCAGTATTTAACTTATAGAAAAGTGTCAGCTCTTCCAATGTGTTGCCGGCTTAAATCTGTGTTTTCAGATGGCATACTAATAAATGCCCCACATCCATTAATTGAACAACTTATTACCGGAACGAATACCTTCACCTTCCAGAGTTTCAATCAGCTTTTGCAAAAAGCGGAACAGCATTTTTCCAATCAAGAAACCTCCCTCATCTTTTCGTTTTTCGATTCCTTTATCCCTAAAGAAAAAATTATCAGTCTGATGAGAAACAAATATAACCAATACAGAAGAAATGGGCAATTTTTTAAAGCTTATCAAATCATTAAAGTTTGTTTGGATTATGCTCCTGAAAATAGTTGGGCCCGCGATATGTCCCATAACCTCCAATATCATCCTTTCGAAACGCTCTATGATGAAGGCGGACCTTCTCTATTATATAAAGACCCACTTTATGTTGAAATTCATTCTTTCTCAAATCGACACGACCAACATTATTTCTCCCAGCTTCAAGAAAAACTATCTCAAGAAGGAAGATGGATGGATCAGATCTTACTTTATATCGACCAGATGATGAATTCAAAGGACGATGTAAGCTTTGCAAGCTTTTACTCCCTTCTTACTTCACAGCTAAAGGAACGAGACACCACCTATTTATTATTCGATTTACTAGAAAATGATGTACAGATTCCAGAGCTCCGTCAAGCATTAATCGATTTGTTGATAAAGAACGGGCAATATGAAGATGCCATTAATGTGATTATGGATAGCCACTCTGCAGTCTCAAGCACACAGTATCACCAAGTCCAAACCTTACTTGAACAGAAACAACTAGATACTAGTAAATTGCGGATCGAAAACATGAACCATATCCTAGTACACGAGACTGAACCCCACAGATTAGAAAAAATGCTTCGCCTTTGCCTTCCGATATTGCTGAAAAAATACGATTTTTCCTTTACCCACCAGTGGCTGAAGCCATTTCGGGAATTGAACGTCACCCTCCCGATTCTTAAAAAAGTAAATACAATGGCCGCTATTAAAGATGATCCTGAAAATCAATTGCAGCTGGGAGAACTGTATTTTGAATTTCAACAATTTGAACAGGCTATTGACTGCTTTAGCTTCGAAATGGAATTAAACCCTAAGGATGTAAGACCGATTCAATGGTTAGCTAAAGCCTACAGAGAATTAGGAAAGAAAGAGGAATCGCTAGCTTATCAAAATATATTAGCTGCGATACAAAAGCGGGCCTAA
- a CDS encoding ABC-F family ATP-binding cassette domain-containing protein, with product MSILHVKNLSHGFGDRAIFNDVSFRLLKGEHIGLIGANGEGKSTFMNIITGKLEPDEGKVEWSRNVRVGYLDQHTVLQQGLAIRDVLKSAFQYLFTLEAEMNGMYDKMGSATPDELEKLMEEVGTIQDMLTNNDFYVIDAKVEEIARGLGLDDIGLDRDVHDLSGGQRTKVLLAKLLLEKPEILLLDEPTNYLDEKHIEWLKRYLQEYENAFILISHDIPFLNSVVNLIYHMENQELNRYVGDYDHFLQVYEVKKQQLEAAYKRQQQEISELKDFVARNKARVSTRNMAMSRQKKLDKMEIIELAQERPKPEFNFKESRTSGKLIFEAKDLVIGYDSPLSKPLTLRMERGQKIALMGANGIGKTTLLRSILGEIQPISGQVERGEFLNIGYFEQEIKKANYNNCIDEIWNEFPHFTQYEVRAALAKCGLTTKHIESKVEVLSGGEKAKVRLCKLINKETNLLVLDEPTNHLDVDAKDELKRALKAYKGSILIICHEPEFYHDIATDVWNCETWTTKVF from the coding sequence ATGAGTATTTTACATGTTAAAAATTTAAGTCATGGCTTTGGCGACCGGGCCATTTTTAATGATGTGTCTTTCCGTCTGCTTAAAGGCGAACATATCGGTTTAATCGGTGCTAATGGTGAGGGTAAATCCACCTTTATGAATATCATTACCGGTAAGTTAGAACCTGATGAAGGAAAAGTAGAATGGTCCCGAAATGTACGGGTTGGCTATTTGGATCAGCATACTGTCCTTCAGCAAGGACTCGCGATTCGCGACGTATTAAAAAGTGCGTTTCAGTATTTATTTACCTTAGAAGCAGAAATGAATGGCATGTACGATAAAATGGGGAGCGCTACTCCAGACGAGTTGGAAAAACTGATGGAGGAAGTCGGTACCATTCAAGATATGCTTACCAATAACGATTTTTATGTAATCGATGCAAAGGTTGAGGAGATTGCGAGGGGGCTTGGCTTAGACGATATCGGTCTCGACCGCGACGTTCATGACCTTAGCGGCGGACAGCGGACTAAGGTTTTACTTGCTAAGCTTCTTTTAGAGAAGCCAGAGATTCTTCTGTTAGACGAGCCTACCAACTATTTGGATGAAAAACATATTGAGTGGCTAAAGCGTTATCTGCAAGAATATGAAAATGCGTTTATATTAATCTCGCATGATATTCCATTTTTAAATAGTGTCGTGAATCTGATTTACCATATGGAAAATCAGGAATTAAATCGTTATGTCGGAGACTATGATCATTTCTTGCAAGTATATGAAGTCAAAAAACAACAGCTTGAAGCGGCCTATAAGAGACAACAACAGGAAATCTCAGAGCTTAAGGATTTTGTGGCCCGTAATAAAGCACGTGTCTCAACCAGAAATATGGCAATGTCCCGTCAGAAAAAGCTCGACAAAATGGAAATCATTGAATTAGCACAGGAACGGCCAAAACCAGAGTTCAACTTTAAAGAATCCCGAACTTCCGGAAAATTAATTTTCGAAGCTAAGGACTTAGTGATTGGCTACGATTCACCTTTATCTAAACCGCTAACCTTGAGGATGGAAAGAGGGCAGAAAATTGCTCTTATGGGAGCTAACGGAATCGGGAAAACAACGTTGTTAAGAAGTATCCTGGGGGAAATTCAACCTATATCCGGACAAGTCGAACGCGGAGAATTTTTAAATATTGGCTATTTTGAGCAGGAAATTAAAAAGGCTAATTACAATAATTGTATTGATGAAATCTGGAATGAGTTTCCGCATTTTACGCAATACGAGGTTCGGGCAGCTCTTGCTAAATGCGGCCTGACTACGAAACATATTGAAAGTAAAGTTGAAGTGTTAAGTGGCGGAGAAAAAGCCAAAGTTCGTTTATGTAAGCTGATTAATAAAGAAACAAATCTCTTAGTTTTAGATGAACCGACCAACCATTTAGATGTCGATGCCAAGGATGAACTGAAACGTGCCCTGAAGGCATACAAAGGAAGTATTTTGATTATTTGCCACGAACCCGAGTTTTATCACGATATTGCGACTGATGTATGGAATTGTGAAACTTGGACTACGAAGGTATTTTAA
- a CDS encoding CotS family spore coat protein, whose amino-acid sequence MSAIETIKDKEIKGAKKGKKTIESKEIKHTKKGKKTIESNKIKHTKKAKKAKKAKSVQAEIESPDNNEEIAELTLTPEEEKRLIALAETLLQSWDVDVKGIEVIQGNQMALVWKVQTRKGPICLKRIHRPEKKALFSIYAQDYLAKKGARVPGIIPNKDNQLYTKFGPFLFVVYDWIEGRPFELTNTEDLQMIMKGLAQFHKASIGYRPPAGVPIFTKLGRWPNHMIKRTQQMETWKKIAKQYPDDPFSIAYLEQIDPFIREAKSTLKRLLDSSYNDWVKNVKKAPNLCHQDYGTGNSLLGPDGKIWVIDLDTVSFDLPIRDLRKMIVPLLDTNGTWDHQKFKTMLSAYESVSPLTKEQKKIMFIDMLFPYELYDIIRERYVRKSPLLVTELEEALEYERIKSRALSELISQYK is encoded by the coding sequence ATGTCTGCGATAGAAACAATAAAGGATAAAGAAATAAAAGGGGCAAAAAAGGGTAAAAAGACAATAGAGTCCAAAGAGATAAAACATACAAAAAAGGGTAAAAAGACAATAGAGTCCAACAAGATAAAACATACAAAAAAGGCAAAAAAAGCAAAAAAAGCTAAATCGGTACAAGCGGAAATAGAGTCTCCGGATAACAATGAGGAGATTGCTGAACTTACCCTAACCCCTGAAGAGGAAAAAAGACTTATTGCTTTAGCGGAAACGCTTCTGCAATCATGGGATGTAGATGTCAAGGGAATTGAAGTGATTCAGGGCAATCAAATGGCACTTGTCTGGAAGGTGCAAACGAGGAAAGGACCGATATGCTTAAAAAGAATTCATCGTCCTGAAAAAAAGGCACTCTTCTCGATTTACGCCCAGGACTATCTTGCCAAAAAAGGAGCGCGCGTCCCAGGAATTATTCCTAATAAGGATAATCAGCTCTATACTAAATTCGGGCCCTTTCTATTTGTTGTATATGATTGGATAGAAGGAAGACCGTTCGAATTAACTAATACGGAAGATCTCCAAATGATTATGAAAGGTTTGGCTCAGTTTCACAAAGCTTCGATTGGATATCGTCCGCCTGCAGGCGTACCTATTTTTACAAAGCTTGGACGCTGGCCAAACCATATGATAAAGCGAACCCAACAAATGGAAACGTGGAAGAAGATAGCCAAACAATATCCTGATGATCCTTTTTCAATCGCTTATTTAGAACAAATCGATCCTTTTATTAGAGAAGCGAAAAGCACTTTAAAAAGACTGCTGGATTCTTCCTATAACGATTGGGTAAAGAATGTTAAAAAGGCACCGAATCTTTGCCACCAGGACTATGGAACAGGAAATTCCTTGCTTGGACCGGATGGAAAAATATGGGTCATCGATTTAGACACGGTTTCATTTGACCTTCCTATCCGTGATCTGCGAAAGATGATCGTACCTCTGCTCGATACAAACGGAACCTGGGATCATCAAAAGTTTAAAACTATGCTTTCAGCCTACGAATCAGTATCTCCTCTTACGAAGGAACAAAAGAAAATTATGTTTATCGATATGCTTTTCCCTTATGAATTGTATGATATTATCCGCGAGCGGTATGTAAGGAAATCCCCGCTACTGGTCACTGAATTGGAAGAAGCATTGGAGTATGAGAGGATTAAGTCGAGGGCATTAAGTGAGCTCATTTCTCAATACAAATAG
- a CDS encoding glycosyltransferase family 4 protein, with the protein MKIALIATEKLPVPAIRGGAIQIYLDSVASVIAANHDVTVISITDPSLPDNQKINGVTYVRFTEDQYIQSIVQHMKTHQYDIVHLCNRPNWILSLVQVAPQTKFVLSVHNEMFAPEKISDAEGKKCIEAVSKIVTVSNYIGETITSRFPSAKSKTKTVYSGVDLNQYQPAWTEEGKILRTEARKELKLENKKIILFVGRLSKVKGPHILLQALPKIAEKEPNAMLVVVGSKWFGDNEVNNYVKHLYTLGAMYKDHVTFIKFVRPHDIPALYAMSDLLVCSSQWQEPLARVHYEAMAAGLPVLTSNRGGNPEVITEGENGSIIYDFDNPDAYVNPIVSLLKSESKRAKMGKNGRKIVETQFSWEHVAVNLLKVYEEARSNS; encoded by the coding sequence ATGAAGATTGCCTTAATAGCTACAGAGAAGCTGCCGGTTCCTGCCATTAGGGGAGGAGCGATCCAAATTTATTTAGATTCAGTCGCCTCTGTAATAGCTGCTAATCATGATGTCACTGTCATATCCATTACTGATCCTAGCTTACCAGACAATCAAAAGATAAACGGTGTAACATATGTTCGTTTTACTGAAGATCAATATATACAATCAATAGTTCAGCATATGAAAACTCATCAGTACGATATTGTCCATTTATGTAATCGCCCGAACTGGATTCTATCTCTAGTTCAAGTTGCGCCACAAACTAAATTTGTTTTAAGTGTTCATAATGAAATGTTTGCACCTGAAAAAATCAGTGATGCAGAAGGAAAGAAATGTATTGAAGCTGTCTCTAAAATCGTAACAGTCAGTAATTACATCGGTGAGACCATTACATCAAGATTCCCATCAGCTAAAAGTAAAACGAAGACTGTATATTCAGGGGTTGATCTTAATCAATATCAGCCAGCATGGACAGAAGAGGGGAAAATCTTAAGGACGGAAGCAAGAAAAGAATTAAAGTTAGAAAATAAAAAAATCATCTTGTTTGTTGGGCGATTAAGCAAGGTAAAAGGGCCGCATATATTACTGCAAGCTCTTCCAAAAATTGCCGAGAAAGAACCTAATGCGATGCTGGTGGTAGTAGGTTCTAAGTGGTTTGGCGACAATGAGGTCAATAATTATGTTAAGCATTTATATACGCTTGGAGCTATGTACAAGGATCACGTAACCTTTATTAAATTCGTGCGGCCGCATGATATCCCAGCTTTATACGCTATGAGCGACTTGCTTGTATGCTCTTCTCAATGGCAAGAACCATTAGCACGTGTTCACTATGAAGCGATGGCTGCTGGCCTTCCTGTTCTAACGAGTAATCGGGGAGGCAATCCTGAGGTAATCACTGAAGGGGAGAACGGATCCATTATATACGACTTTGATAATCCAGATGCTTATGTAAACCCGATTGTTTCCTTACTCAAAAGTGAAAGTAAACGAGCAAAAATGGGGAAAAATGGGAGAAAGATTGTTGAAACCCAATTTAGCTGGGAACACGTTGCCGTGAATCTTCTGAAGGTTTATGAAGAAGCGAGAAGTAATTCTTGA
- a CDS encoding CotS family spore coat protein gives MEERQEWETDSEQEEDSKAKKKGSSLTKGYLNKVLSYYPFEVKDIRLLSSRSGRTTWEVQTAQGTKILKQAEMKANRMLFIADAHLHLQKNGLPIAPLYRTKNGGYCIGTKETAFVMYDKVTGNETIYYNKDQLSRALDFAGKFHVASKGFDAAEGAKTRGRLGKWHKLYRWKLQELEGNKQIALSFPNDPFSIMFLEHVDKMLERGRKALEDLNRPEYDQWVKQTIDEKSFCQQDFTFARLVDINQQTFMRELHSITYDLPARDLRIILNKVMKKMSVWDQDLAIHMLCSYDRVNPLTKDQYRVLWTDLAFPHLFCSVAHKYYLGQKRSWSDEKYIWALQNIIGVEESKDAFLKKFSDIVREIKNNNGGKSRGKKEKG, from the coding sequence ATGGAAGAAAGGCAAGAATGGGAGACTGATAGTGAACAAGAAGAGGACTCCAAAGCAAAGAAAAAAGGAAGCTCACTAACAAAAGGATACTTGAATAAGGTTTTAAGCTATTACCCATTTGAAGTAAAGGATATACGTTTGTTGAGCTCAAGGAGCGGCCGCACAACATGGGAAGTTCAAACAGCACAAGGAACCAAAATATTAAAGCAAGCAGAAATGAAAGCCAATCGGATGCTTTTTATTGCTGATGCTCACCTTCACCTACAAAAAAATGGCCTGCCAATAGCCCCTCTTTATCGCACCAAAAATGGCGGTTATTGTATTGGTACAAAGGAAACTGCCTTTGTCATGTATGATAAGGTGACTGGAAATGAAACGATCTATTACAACAAAGACCAGCTTTCCCGTGCGTTAGATTTTGCTGGGAAATTTCATGTCGCATCAAAGGGCTTTGATGCTGCGGAAGGGGCAAAAACACGTGGGCGATTAGGAAAATGGCATAAATTATACAGATGGAAGCTGCAAGAGTTAGAAGGTAATAAACAAATAGCCCTATCCTTCCCTAATGATCCTTTTTCCATTATGTTTTTAGAGCATGTGGACAAAATGCTCGAGCGGGGCAGGAAGGCACTTGAAGATCTCAATCGGCCAGAATATGACCAATGGGTGAAGCAAACAATTGATGAAAAAAGCTTTTGTCAGCAGGATTTTACATTTGCAAGATTAGTAGACATCAATCAACAAACTTTTATGCGTGAACTGCACTCCATTACGTATGATCTTCCCGCACGAGATCTTCGTATCATTTTAAATAAAGTTATGAAAAAAATGTCCGTTTGGGATCAGGATTTGGCGATTCATATGCTTTGCTCCTATGATCGGGTCAATCCTTTAACAAAGGATCAATACCGTGTGCTTTGGACAGATCTGGCATTTCCGCACCTATTCTGCTCGGTTGCTCATAAATATTATTTAGGGCAAAAACGGTCCTGGTCTGATGAAAAATATATTTGGGCCTTACAAAATATTATTGGAGTGGAAGAATCAAAAGATGCCTTTTTAAAGAAATTTTCGGATATAGTCCGTGAAATCAAAAATAACAATGGAGGGAAGAGCCGTGGGAAAAAAGAAAAAGGCTAA